A part of Oncorhynchus clarkii lewisi isolate Uvic-CL-2024 chromosome 17, UVic_Ocla_1.0, whole genome shotgun sequence genomic DNA contains:
- the LOC139370353 gene encoding zinc finger protein 135-like, whose amino-acid sequence MNKISNVKITLYLAGERPDSEEPEPGTSKPARRHQCSHCGKSFNHKAHLKQHEIIHTGEKPYHCSQCGKSFVRLGELKQHERIHTREKPYRCSQCGKSFNHSGTLKQHERIHTGKKPYHCSHCGKSFNRKTYLNQHERIHTGEKPYHCSQCGSCFVWDLKQHERIHTGEKPYHCSQCGKSFNRKACLNQHERIHTGEKPYHCSHCGKCFVCSGELKKHERIHTGEKPYHCSQCGKSFNNLGNLKRHERIHIGEKPYHCSQCGKSFNNLGYLKHHQRIHTGEKPYHCSQCGKCFNRSGGLKRHERIHTGEKPFHSSQGAKLLPNT is encoded by the exons ATGAATAAAATAAGTAATGTAAAAATAACACTGTatttggcaggagaaagaccagactcagaggaaccagagccagggacgtccaaaccagcaagacgacaccagtgctcccactgtggaaagagttttaaccatAAAGCACACCTGAAACAACAcgagataatacacacaggggagaaaccttaccactgctcccagtgcgGGAAGAGTTTCGTCCGTTTGGGggagctgaaacaacatgagagaatacacacaagagagaagccttaccgctgctcccagtgtggaaagagtttcaacCATTCAGGGACGCTGAaacagcatgagagaatacacacaggaaagaagccttaccactgctcccattgCGGGAAGAGTTTCAACCGGAAAACATACCTGAAccaacacgagagaatacacacaggagagaagccttaccactgctcccaatgtggaagtTGTTTCGTCT GGGatctgaaacaacatgagagaatacacacaggagagaagccttaccactgctcccagtgtggaaagagtttcaacCGGAAAGCATGCCTGAAccaacacgagagaatacacacaggagagaagccttaccactgctcccactgtggaaagtgTTTCGTCTGTTCAGGGGAGCTAAaaaaacatgagagaatacacacaggagagaagccttaccactgctcccagtgtggaaagagttttaacaatttagggaacctgaaacgacatgagagaatacacataggagagaagccttatcactgctcccagtgtggaaagagttttaacaatTTAGGGTACCTGAAACATcatcagagaatacacacaggtgagaagccttaccactgctcccagtgtggaaagtgtttcaaccggtCAGGGGGGCTGAAacgacacgagagaatacacacaggggagaagcctttccactCCTCCCAGGGTGCAAAGCTTTTGCCCAACACATGA